The Lutra lutra chromosome 15, mLutLut1.2, whole genome shotgun sequence genome includes a region encoding these proteins:
- the LBR gene encoding delta(14)-sterol reductase LBR, with protein MPSRKFADGEVVRGRWPGSSLYYEVEILSHDSQSQLYTVKYKDGTELELKENDIKPLTSFRQRKSGSTSSSPSRRRGSRSRSRSRSPGRPPRSSRRSASASHQADIKEMRKEVLEVKLTPLVLKPFGNSLSRYNGEPEHTERDGLPPRNTEEKFHLSEESRYISTQYSLRPRREEIKLKDIDSKEENIVATKGSTLWKTSEEPATQTKALEFGGVPGAFLIMLGLPAFLFLLLLMCKQKEPRLLNFPPPLPALSDLWETRVFGVYLLWFFLQALFYLLPIGKVVEGMPLTDGRRLKYRLNGFYAFLLTAAAVGAAVFWGLELFYVYDHFLQLALAAFAFTVGLSTYLAVRAAGAPPAALAPGSSGNAVYDFFIGRELNPRIGTFDLKYFCELRPGLIGWVVVNLVMLLAEMKVQNRAAPSLAMILVNSFQLLYVVDALWNEEALLTTMDITHDGFGFMLAFGDLVWVPFIYSLQAFYLVNHPNEVSWPMASLIIALKLCGYVIFRCANSQKNAFRKNPSDPKLAHLKTIHTSTGKNLLVSGWWGFVRHPNYLGDLIMALAWSLPCGFKHILPYFYVIYFAVLLVHREARDERHCRRKYGLAWEKYRRHVPYRIIPYIY; from the exons ATGCCAAGTAGGAAATTTGCTGATGGCGAGGTGGTGAGAGGTCGGTGGCCTGGGAGTTCACTTTACTATGAAGTCGAAATTCTGAGCCATGACAGCCAGTCCCAGCTCTACACCGTCAAGTACAAAGATGGCACCGAACTTGAGCTGAAGGAGAATGATATCAAG CCTTTAACTTCCTTTAGACAAAGGAAAAGTGGTTCGACTTCCAGTTCTCCCTCCAGACGCCGAGGGAGTAGGTCAAGGTCACGCTCCCGATCCCCTGGTCGACCACCGAGGAGTTCCCGTCGATCTGCCTCTGCTTCACACCAGGCTGACAtaaaggagatgaggaaggaagtcCTGGAAGTGAAGCTGACTCCGTTGGTGCTG AAGCCGTTTGGGAACAGCCTCAGCAGATATAACGGGGAGCCTGAGCACACAGAGAGGGACGGCCTGCCCCCCAGAAACACTGAG gAAAAATTCCATTTGTCAGAAGAAAGTCGTTACATATCTACACAGTATAGCCTTCGGCCAAGAAGAGAAGAGATCAAATTAAAAGACATAGATTCTAAGGAAGAAAACATTGTTGCAACAAAAGGATCTACATTATGGAAAACCTCTGAAGAGCCAGCCACGCAGACCAAGGCCCTGGAGTTCGGTGGAGTCCCTG GTGCGTTTCTCATCATGCTCGGCTTGCCGGCCTTCCTCTTCCTGTTGCTGCTCATGTGCAAACAGAAGGAGCCCCGTCTTCTGAATTTCCCACCTCCGTTGCCAGCTTTGTCTGATCTGTGGGAAACCAGAGTGTTCGGGGTCTATCTGCTCTGGTTTTTTCTTCAGGCTCTGTTCTACCTCCTGCCGATCGGGAAG gttgtGGAAGGAATGCCTCTTACTGATGGAAGAAGACTCAAGTATAGATTAAAtg GGTTCTATGCTTTCCTGCTGACTGCCGCGGCCGTTGGGGCGGCCGTGTTCTGGGGCCTGGAGCTGTTCTACGTCTACGACCATTTCCTGCAGCTGGCGCTGGCGGCCTTCGCCTTCACCGTGGGCCTCAGCACCTACCTGGCCGTACGGGCTGCGGGTGCCCCCCCGGctgccctggcccctggcagCTCTG GAAACGCCGTCTATGATTTCTTCATTGGCCGTGAGCTTAATCCTCGGATTGGTACTTTTGATCTCAAATACTTTTGTGAATTGCGCCCCGGACTGATCGGATGG GTGGTTGTGAACTTGGTGATGCTTTTGGCAGAGATGAAGGTACAGAATCGAGCCGCTCCGTCCTTGGCGATGATTTTGGTGAACAGTTTCCAGCTCTTGTATGTGGTGGATGCTCTCTGGAACGAG GAAGCATTGTTGACAACCATGGACATCACCCATGACGGGTTTGGATTCATGCTGGCTTTTGGAGACTTAGTGTGGGTTCCCTTCATCTATAGCTTGCAAGCCTTTTATCTCGTCAACCATCCCAATGAAGTGTCCTGGCCCATGGCCTCTCTGATTATTGCTCTGAAAC tttgtGGATATGTAATCTTCCGATGTGCAAATTCTCAGAAAAATGCATTCCGGAAAAATCCCAGTGACCCAAAGCTTGCAC ATCTAAAAACCATCCATACTTCAACTGGAAAAAATCTTCTAGTTTCTGGATGGTGGGGCTTCGTTCGTCACCCCAATTACTTGGGTGATCTCATCATGGCCCTGGCGTGGTCCCTCCCCTGTG GTTTTAAGCACATTCTGCCCTATTTCTACGTGATCTACTTTGCTGTGCTGCTGGTGCACCGCGAGGCCCGTGACGAGCGCCACTGCCGGAGGAAGTACGGCCTGGCCTGGGAGAAGTACCGCCGCCATGTGCCCTACCGCATCATCCCCTACATCTACTAG